One Novosphingobium sp. G106 DNA segment encodes these proteins:
- a CDS encoding SDR family NAD(P)-dependent oxidoreductase has translation MSDHRADFAGRTALITGAASGIGAEVARWLDVRGIAELVLVDIDAAGLEALELTCQVRRHVGDVGDPALWDDIEAGITRLDHALINAGVANGAPLAEFDFAEWRRIMSINLDGAFLGLRAALRAMKRSGGKSVVLTSSVVGEKAVAHTGAYGVSKAGVGHLAKIAAAEHLADGIRINAVAPGRVDTPIWTKTDHFRALEADLGREAALRTLGNQVGGDHAFTSATEIAGQIGFLLSDECANITGQVLVSDGGYSI, from the coding sequence ATGAGCGATCACAGGGCGGACTTCGCCGGTCGCACTGCGCTGATCACCGGCGCCGCCTCGGGAATCGGCGCCGAAGTGGCGCGCTGGCTCGACGTGCGCGGCATCGCCGAGCTGGTGCTGGTCGATATCGACGCGGCCGGGCTGGAGGCGCTGGAACTGACCTGCCAGGTACGGCGGCACGTCGGCGATGTCGGCGATCCCGCGCTATGGGACGATATCGAAGCCGGCATCACGCGGCTCGATCATGCGCTGATCAATGCCGGCGTAGCCAATGGCGCGCCGCTAGCCGAGTTCGACTTCGCCGAATGGCGGCGGATCATGTCGATCAATCTCGACGGCGCTTTCCTCGGCCTGCGCGCTGCGCTTCGGGCGATGAAGCGCTCGGGCGGCAAGAGCGTGGTCCTGACCAGCTCTGTCGTCGGTGAGAAAGCGGTCGCCCACACTGGTGCCTACGGAGTGAGCAAGGCGGGAGTCGGTCATCTGGCGAAGATCGCCGCGGCCGAGCACCTGGCCGACGGCATTCGGATCAACGCTGTCGCGCCCGGTCGGGTCGATACGCCGATCTGGACCAAGACCGACCATTTCCGCGCGCTCGAAGCGGATCTCGGCCGCGAAGCCGCGCTGCGGACGCTGGGCAACCAGGTCGGCGGCGACCACGCCTTCACCAGCGCCACCGAAATCGCCGGCCAGATCGGTTTCCTGTTGTCCGACGAATGCGCCAACATCACCGGCCAGGTGCTGGTCAGTGACGGCGGCTACAGCATCTAG
- a CDS encoding aa3-type cytochrome c oxidase subunit IV, with amino-acid sequence MSEFELGDRGLVETPIPNSRMDRMASGNDMKAANETYAGFINMIKYGAIAVAIIAVFVVGLIASHR; translated from the coding sequence TTGAGCGAATTCGAACTGGGCGATAGAGGCCTAGTTGAAACACCAATTCCCAATTCAAGGATGGATCGCATGGCATCGGGCAATGACATGAAGGCGGCGAATGAAACCTACGCTGGCTTCATCAACATGATCAAATATGGCGCGATCGCCGTCGCCATTATCGCGGTCTTCGTAGTCGGTCTGATCGCCTCGCACAGATGA
- a CDS encoding sigma-54 dependent transcriptional regulator, whose product MPEFEQRVLMLIDDEPAQCRLISALAAREGWRTIIARDSETAIATLGTRQGMQLAAIILDQWVPGDDACGLIAELKARRPAMPILMLTTSASPLLAVEAMRAGATDYLIKPVAPERLMEALRSATRREAPRDELAPLTEKMPSNPDFEAMIGAASTFRAALAVAAKAARGHAPVLIEGESGTGKEMLMRAVHAASPRSRIPLRIVNVGNIPANSIESLLFGHEKGAFAGAFERQIGALQQCDGGTLAIDEIDRLPLQMQERLVESLTRGDVRPIGAPYSFKVDVRLIAASNLPLKDMVAGGHFLPELLQALSATTVSLPPMRERPGDMAALCRHFLARIGEQPGLRQLGITDGALSLLAAYDWPGNVRQLQAVLFRAAVFCDGDALTAEDFPQLSNMLGSGQNLNAAPAPPESSGVTLYTPDGNLRPLEEIEADVIRLAIGLYRGRMTEVARRLGIGRSTLYRKLSELGIDNAA is encoded by the coding sequence ATGCCAGAGTTCGAGCAGCGTGTGCTCATGCTGATAGACGATGAGCCGGCCCAGTGCCGGTTGATCTCTGCGCTCGCCGCGCGCGAGGGCTGGCGCACGATCATTGCCCGCGATTCGGAAACCGCGATCGCCACGCTCGGCACGCGCCAGGGCATGCAGCTCGCCGCGATCATCCTCGACCAGTGGGTGCCCGGCGACGACGCCTGCGGGCTGATCGCCGAGCTCAAAGCCCGCCGCCCGGCCATGCCGATCCTCATGCTGACGACCAGCGCCTCGCCGCTGCTGGCGGTCGAAGCGATGCGCGCCGGCGCCACCGATTACCTGATCAAGCCCGTCGCGCCCGAACGCCTGATGGAAGCGCTGCGCAGCGCGACCCGGCGTGAAGCACCGCGCGACGAGCTCGCCCCGCTGACCGAGAAGATGCCCTCGAACCCCGATTTCGAGGCGATGATCGGCGCTGCATCCACCTTCCGCGCGGCGCTCGCCGTGGCGGCCAAGGCGGCGCGTGGCCACGCGCCCGTGCTGATCGAGGGCGAAAGCGGCACCGGCAAGGAAATGCTGATGCGCGCGGTTCATGCGGCGAGCCCGCGTTCGCGCATCCCGCTGCGAATCGTCAATGTCGGCAACATCCCGGCCAATTCGATCGAATCGCTGCTGTTCGGCCATGAGAAAGGCGCCTTCGCCGGTGCCTTCGAGCGGCAGATCGGCGCACTCCAGCAATGCGACGGCGGCACCCTGGCGATCGACGAGATCGACCGCCTGCCGCTGCAGATGCAGGAACGGCTCGTCGAATCGCTGACCCGCGGCGACGTCCGCCCGATCGGCGCGCCTTACAGCTTCAAGGTCGACGTCCGCCTGATCGCGGCCAGCAATCTGCCGCTCAAGGACATGGTCGCGGGCGGTCACTTCCTGCCCGAGCTGCTCCAGGCACTTTCGGCCACTACCGTCTCGCTGCCGCCGATGCGCGAACGGCCGGGCGACATGGCTGCGCTCTGCCGCCACTTCCTCGCACGCATCGGCGAACAGCCGGGCCTGCGCCAGCTCGGCATCACCGATGGCGCGCTTTCGCTGCTCGCCGCCTACGACTGGCCGGGCAACGTCCGCCAGCTCCAGGCCGTGCTGTTCCGCGCCGCCGTGTTCTGCGACGGCGACGCACTGACCGCCGAGGATTTCCCGCAGCTTTCGAACATGCTCGGTTCGGGCCAGAACCTCAACGCCGCTCCGGCGCCACCCGAAAGCTCGGGCGTGACGCTCTACACCCCCGACGGCAACCTGCGCCCGCTCGAAGAGATCGAGGCCGACGTCATCCGCCTTGCCATCGGGCTCTACCGCGGACGCATGACCGAAGTCGCCCGGCGCCTCGGCATCGGCCGCTCGACGCTCTACCGCAAGCTTTCCGAACTCGGCATCGACAACGCCGCCTGA
- a CDS encoding nuclear transport factor 2 family protein — protein sequence MKESKRLAAIEEIKQLKAKYWRGVDSGDGKLVRSILAEDCVLDYMGCCTDPVTGTDHMPQMNVVMSGRDAWQTDNLDPGDGPRLVTVHQGHQSEIEITGDTTATGIWVFSDRFFMPPGAPFERLVGYGHYHDTYEKVGDTWLLKTTRITRLRVETT from the coding sequence ATGAAGGAAAGCAAGCGGCTCGCCGCGATCGAGGAAATCAAGCAGCTCAAGGCCAAGTACTGGCGCGGGGTCGATTCGGGAGACGGCAAGCTGGTGCGCTCGATCCTCGCCGAGGACTGCGTGCTCGACTACATGGGCTGCTGCACCGATCCGGTGACCGGCACCGACCACATGCCGCAGATGAACGTGGTCATGAGCGGCCGCGACGCCTGGCAGACCGACAACCTCGATCCCGGCGACGGTCCGCGGCTGGTCACGGTCCATCAGGGCCACCAGAGCGAGATCGAGATCACCGGCGACACCACCGCTACCGGCATCTGGGTCTTCAGCGACAGGTTCTTCATGCCCCCGGGCGCGCCGTTCGAGCGTCTGGTAGGTTATGGCCACTACCACGACACCTACGAGAAAGTGGGCGACACGTGGCTGCTCAAGACGACCCGTATTACCCGGCTGCGCGTCGAGACGACCTGA
- the folP gene encoding dihydropteroate synthase — MTFYLRPIALAESPQSEEGEAVRLAGGMAYASRFALIERREGRIVSRERFSVREIRNLPEEAQVQWEALKQTPAPLQCGARTIRLDQPQVVGILNVTPDSFSDGGQFLDDPQVANAHSAAMLEAGAAMIDVGGESTRPGAAAVWEGDEIKRVIPAVERLAAMGAAISIDTRRAAVMEAALAAGAQVINDVSALRHDPRSLETAARSGAPVVLMHAPGEGEDLHSGGAYQDVVLDVFDWLAARRNAAIAAGVGREKIVLDPGIGFGKSIADNLALLNALPLFHALGQPLMVGVSRKRMIGALSNEAPAHERLGGSLTLALKALDAGVQLLRVHDVAETVQAVRVWRGLRDAALTDFAQLPPL, encoded by the coding sequence ATGACATTCTACCTCCGCCCGATTGCCCTCGCCGAAAGCCCGCAGAGCGAGGAAGGCGAGGCGGTGCGACTGGCCGGCGGCATGGCCTATGCCAGCCGCTTCGCGCTGATAGAGCGGCGGGAGGGTAGGATTGTCTCGCGCGAACGGTTTTCAGTTCGCGAAATCAGAAATTTGCCTGAGGAAGCTCAGGTGCAGTGGGAAGCCTTGAAGCAGACCCCCGCTCCGCTCCAATGCGGCGCGCGGACGATCCGGCTCGATCAGCCGCAAGTCGTGGGCATCCTCAATGTCACGCCCGACAGCTTCTCCGACGGCGGCCAGTTCCTCGACGATCCCCAAGTCGCCAATGCGCATTCGGCGGCGATGCTCGAAGCGGGTGCGGCGATGATCGACGTTGGCGGGGAATCGACGCGGCCCGGCGCGGCGGCGGTCTGGGAAGGCGACGAGATCAAGCGCGTGATCCCTGCGGTCGAGCGGCTCGCCGCCATGGGCGCCGCGATCAGCATCGACACCCGCCGCGCGGCGGTGATGGAAGCTGCGCTTGCTGCGGGTGCGCAGGTCATCAACGACGTCTCGGCGCTGCGCCACGATCCGCGCAGCCTGGAAACGGCCGCCCGCTCGGGTGCGCCCGTCGTGCTGATGCACGCGCCGGGCGAGGGTGAGGATCTGCATTCGGGCGGCGCCTATCAGGATGTCGTGCTCGACGTGTTCGACTGGCTCGCCGCGCGCCGGAATGCCGCCATCGCCGCGGGCGTGGGGCGCGAGAAGATCGTGCTCGATCCGGGCATCGGCTTCGGCAAGTCGATCGCCGACAATCTCGCGCTGCTCAACGCCCTGCCGCTGTTCCATGCGCTCGGCCAGCCCTTGATGGTCGGGGTCAGCCGCAAGCGGATGATCGGCGCGTTGTCGAACGAGGCGCCGGCACACGAGCGGCTCGGCGGCTCGCTGACCTTGGCGCTCAAGGCGCTCGATGCCGGCGTGCAACTGCTGCGCGTCCACGATGTCGCCGAGACAGTCCAGGCCGTGCGCGTCTGGCGCGGTCTTCGTGATGCGGCATTGACCGACTTTGCGCAGTTGCCCCCTCTCTAG
- a CDS encoding deoxyguanosinetriphosphate triphosphohydrolase, with protein MTRAPFASDPGQSRGRQFPLDAALARGPRSDYQRDRDRIIHSIAFRRLRYKTQVFIAPDGDHYRVRLTHSLEVAQIARVIARTLGLDEDLTEALALAHDIGHPPFGHAGEDALHAALHAHGGFDHNAHCLRTLMKLESPYCEHDGLNLTWEMLEGLAKHNGPVGEVNWALAEIDAAYPLELTTWPSLEAQVAAISDDIAYDNHDIDDGLYAGFLDLDELLAHPFVATHWGEVEKRYPGAPRERQLRELIRGQIGMMVNDVIAETRRRTQGMTSVADVRAAEHASAAFSPELAEAERGFKRFMYEKLYYHPEQLATAERARAVTAELFAAYSQEPAHMDESWFARLPEHEPARSRHIADFIAGMTDRFAISRHAQIYGRTPEGLRNV; from the coding sequence ATGACCCGCGCGCCTTTCGCTTCCGATCCAGGCCAGTCGCGCGGACGTCAGTTCCCGCTCGATGCCGCTTTGGCGCGGGGGCCGCGGAGCGACTATCAGCGCGACCGTGACCGGATCATCCATTCGATCGCCTTCCGCCGGCTGCGCTACAAGACCCAGGTGTTCATCGCGCCCGATGGCGACCACTACCGCGTGCGGCTCACCCACAGCCTCGAAGTCGCGCAGATCGCCCGCGTCATCGCGCGCACGCTGGGGCTCGATGAGGACCTGACCGAGGCCCTGGCCCTGGCGCACGACATCGGCCATCCGCCGTTCGGTCATGCTGGCGAGGACGCGCTGCACGCGGCGCTCCATGCTCACGGCGGCTTTGACCACAACGCGCACTGCCTGCGCACCTTGATGAAGCTCGAATCGCCCTATTGCGAGCACGACGGGCTCAACCTGACCTGGGAAATGCTCGAGGGCCTGGCCAAGCACAACGGGCCGGTGGGGGAGGTAAACTGGGCGCTGGCCGAGATCGATGCGGCCTATCCGCTGGAGCTGACCACGTGGCCGTCGCTGGAGGCCCAGGTCGCGGCGATCTCCGACGACATCGCCTATGACAACCACGATATCGACGATGGGCTCTATGCGGGCTTCCTCGATCTCGACGAGCTCTTGGCGCATCCGTTCGTGGCGACCCACTGGGGCGAGGTCGAGAAGCGCTATCCCGGCGCCCCGCGCGAACGCCAGCTGCGCGAGCTGATCCGCGGACAGATCGGTATGATGGTCAACGACGTCATCGCCGAGACGCGCCGCCGCACCCAGGGCATGACCAGCGTCGCCGACGTCCGCGCAGCTGAGCACGCCAGCGCCGCTTTCTCACCCGAACTTGCCGAGGCCGAGCGCGGCTTCAAGCGTTTCATGTATGAGAAACTCTATTACCACCCCGAGCAGCTCGCCACGGCCGAGCGCGCCCGCGCGGTCACCGCTGAGCTTTTTGCAGCCTACTCGCAGGAACCGGCGCACATGGACGAGAGCTGGTTCGCCCGCCTGCCCGAGCACGAGCCTGCGCGCAGCCGCCATATCGCCGATTTCATCGCCGGCATGACCGACCGTTTCGCCATCTCGCGCCACGCGCAGATCTACGGCCGCACTCCCGAGGGTCTGCGCAACGTATGA
- a CDS encoding aspartate/glutamate racemase family protein — protein MRKIGLIGGMSWYSTRTYYEHINRGVQAKAGKQASAPLLIESLDFTDLVRLSTDDDWKRAGGVLADSAKRLEAAGATALLIGTNAMHKVYDAVAGAVSVPVLHIAEAVGQRMAASAVKKAALLGARNVMVETFYRQKLIAHDIELLPPEMAFVDTLDRIIYDELIIGKATRQSERELKTIITNLEQDGAQAIVLGCTELEMVVDVDANVLPIYDCTRIHSDAAVDWIMGG, from the coding sequence TTGCGCAAAATCGGCCTCATCGGCGGCATGAGCTGGTACTCGACCCGTACCTATTACGAGCACATCAACCGCGGCGTGCAGGCCAAGGCCGGCAAGCAGGCCAGCGCGCCGCTGCTGATCGAAAGTCTCGACTTCACCGATCTGGTACGGCTGTCGACCGACGACGACTGGAAGCGCGCCGGCGGTGTGCTCGCCGATTCGGCCAAGCGGCTCGAAGCGGCGGGGGCGACCGCGCTGCTGATCGGCACCAATGCGATGCACAAGGTCTATGATGCGGTAGCCGGCGCGGTCTCGGTGCCCGTGCTGCACATCGCCGAAGCCGTCGGCCAGCGCATGGCGGCGAGCGCGGTCAAGAAGGCCGCGCTGCTCGGCGCGCGCAACGTCATGGTCGAGACTTTCTACCGCCAGAAGCTGATCGCGCACGATATCGAGCTGCTGCCGCCCGAGATGGCCTTCGTCGATACGCTCGACCGGATCATCTACGACGAGCTGATCATCGGCAAAGCCACGCGCCAGTCCGAGCGCGAGCTGAAGACGATCATCACCAATCTCGAACAGGACGGCGCCCAGGCGATCGTGCTCGGCTGCACCGAGCTCGAGATGGTGGTCGACGTCGATGCCAATGTCCTGCCGATCTACGACTGCACGCGCATCCATTCCGATGCCGCGGTGGACTGGATCATGGGCGGCTGA
- a CDS encoding endonuclease domain-containing protein encodes MWLKLGFRRKAGVSGDAPDPPRHGEGDRAKRGGGGFPPAQRRVVYRARQLRKTPSLAEVALWRMLRLRPNGHIFRRQHPIGPYVVDFCCLKLRLAVEVDGDVHDMGERPAYDLRRAQFIEQIGYRVTRVSARRVLVDAADAAQAIVALAESPLHRPADGSPPRAGED; translated from the coding sequence GTGTGGCTCAAGCTTGGTTTCAGGCGAAAGGCCGGGGTGAGCGGCGATGCGCCCGATCCTCCCCGGCACGGGGAGGGGGACCGCGCGAAGCGCGGTGGAGGGGGCTTTCCTCCCGCACAACGCCGGGTGGTTTATCGCGCCCGCCAGCTCCGCAAGACACCAAGCCTTGCCGAAGTCGCGCTCTGGCGAATGCTGCGCTTGCGCCCCAACGGCCATATATTCCGCCGGCAGCATCCCATCGGGCCTTACGTCGTCGACTTCTGTTGCCTGAAGTTGCGGTTGGCGGTGGAGGTCGACGGTGACGTGCACGATATGGGCGAAAGACCGGCCTACGATCTGCGTCGCGCACAGTTCATCGAGCAAATCGGCTATCGGGTGACCCGGGTCTCGGCGCGGCGCGTTCTGGTTGATGCCGCGGACGCTGCTCAGGCGATCGTCGCATTGGCGGAGAGCCCCCTCCACCGTCCTGCGGACGGTTCCCCTCCCCGTGCCGGGGAGGATTAG
- a CDS encoding site-specific DNA-methyltransferase has product MVQVAVKERVRARAADRAASEQILPLGQILSGDCIEAMRSLPSASVDMVFADPPYNLQLGGDLNRPDGSHVDAVTNDWDKFDSFATYDRFTREWLAEARRVLKPNGSLWVIGSYHNIFRVGAILQDLGFWILNDIVWRKANPMPNFKGTRFTNAHETLIWAGMGEKAKYTFNYRTMKTLNDELQMRSDWVLPICSGPERLKRDGAKAHPTQKPEALLYRVMLATTNKGDVVLDPFFGTGTTGAVAKRLGRHWIGCEREEGYREVAMERIELALPLDESALTTMQSAKAAPKVAFGTLIETGWIAPGAVLTDKKGRMQASVRTDGSLACATGETGSIHGLGAKLQGAPSCNGWTFWHIEHEGQVKPIDAVRQLYLLATEP; this is encoded by the coding sequence ATGGTGCAAGTGGCGGTAAAGGAACGGGTGCGCGCGCGCGCCGCGGACAGGGCTGCGAGCGAGCAGATTCTGCCGCTGGGGCAGATCCTTTCGGGCGACTGCATCGAGGCGATGCGCAGCTTGCCGTCGGCTTCGGTCGACATGGTCTTCGCTGATCCGCCCTACAATCTCCAACTCGGCGGCGATCTCAATCGCCCCGACGGCAGCCATGTCGACGCGGTCACCAACGACTGGGACAAGTTCGACAGCTTCGCTACTTACGACCGCTTCACCCGCGAATGGCTGGCCGAGGCGCGCCGCGTGCTCAAGCCGAACGGCTCGCTCTGGGTGATCGGCTCGTACCACAACATCTTCCGCGTCGGTGCGATCCTGCAGGACCTGGGCTTCTGGATCCTCAACGACATCGTCTGGCGCAAGGCCAACCCGATGCCCAATTTCAAGGGTACGCGCTTCACGAATGCCCACGAGACATTGATCTGGGCGGGCATGGGCGAGAAGGCGAAGTACACCTTCAATTATCGCACTATGAAGACCTTGAATGACGAACTTCAGATGCGTTCTGACTGGGTCCTGCCGATCTGCAGCGGCCCCGAAAGGCTCAAGCGGGATGGGGCCAAGGCGCACCCGACGCAGAAGCCCGAAGCGTTGCTCTACCGCGTGATGCTGGCGACCACCAACAAGGGCGACGTTGTGCTCGACCCGTTCTTCGGGACCGGGACGACCGGCGCCGTTGCCAAGCGCCTCGGCCGCCACTGGATCGGCTGCGAGCGCGAGGAGGGCTACCGCGAGGTCGCCATGGAACGTATCGAACTGGCGCTGCCGCTCGACGAGAGCGCGCTGACCACGATGCAGAGCGCCAAGGCCGCACCCAAGGTCGCCTTCGGCACTTTGATCGAGACCGGCTGGATCGCGCCGGGCGCGGTTCTGACCGATAAGAAGGGCAGAATGCAGGCCTCGGTACGCACCGATGGTTCGCTTGCCTGTGCGACCGGGGAGACGGGCTCGATTCACGGCCTCGGCGCCAAGCTCCAGGGTGCGCCGTCGTGCAACGGCTGGACGTTCTGGCATATCGAGCACGAGGGCCAGGTGAAGCCGATTGACGCCGTGCGGCAGCTCTACCTGCTCGCGACCGAACCCTGA
- a CDS encoding GFA family protein, giving the protein MAYSGSCHCGAVTFTVEGDPPAGAMSCNCSHCRRKGFLLSFVPAEQFRLDSGEDSLVTYTFNKHAIAHRFCKTCGAQPFAEGENGGVKMRGINLRCVPDIDLDALTIQQVDGASH; this is encoded by the coding sequence ATGGCATATAGTGGAAGCTGTCACTGCGGCGCGGTGACCTTCACCGTCGAAGGCGATCCGCCGGCCGGCGCGATGTCGTGCAATTGCTCGCACTGCCGGCGCAAGGGCTTCCTGCTGAGCTTCGTGCCGGCCGAGCAGTTCAGGCTCGACAGCGGCGAGGACAGCCTCGTCACCTATACCTTCAACAAGCACGCGATCGCGCACCGCTTCTGCAAGACCTGCGGTGCCCAGCCTTTCGCCGAGGGCGAGAACGGCGGCGTGAAGATGCGCGGGATCAACCTGCGCTGCGTGCCCGACATCGACCTCGACGCGCTGACCATCCAGCAGGTCGACGGGGCGAGCCACTGA
- a CDS encoding NAD(P)(+) transhydrogenase (Re/Si-specific) subunit beta produces MERAALPDWALIAYLVAGVLFILALRGLSRPTSARTGNRLGMAGMAIAVITTLVTHPPGGSLQIHDGFSTWSIDFVQLAKVIGAIAIGAAIGLTIARKIQMTAMPQLVAAFHSLVGLAAVLVGWAAYIDPAVFGILDAPGVIDPLSRVEMGLGVAIGAITFSGSIIAFAKLNGNMSGAPILLPARHAINGLILLAIFFFIFGFWHSQSPIDFWLITGLAFLIGFLLIIPIGGADMPVVVSMLNSYSGWAAAAMGFTLHNTAMIITGALVGSSGAILSYIMCKAMNRSFVSVIAGGFGTENGSGANGTKIERPWKRGSAEDAAFLLSEAEQVIIIPGYGMAVAQAQHVLREMADLLKAKGVRVKYAIHPVAGRMPGHMNVLLAEANVPYDEVFELEDIQGEFAQTDVAFIIGANDVVNPAAKTDRSSPIYGMPVFDVEKAKTVMFIKRSMSGVGYAGVDNEVFYMDQTMMLLADAKKMVEDIVKALQH; encoded by the coding sequence ATGGAGCGTGCCGCACTGCCCGACTGGGCGCTGATTGCCTACCTTGTCGCGGGCGTGCTGTTCATCCTTGCCCTGCGCGGGCTGTCGCGACCGACATCGGCGCGGACGGGCAATCGGCTCGGCATGGCGGGGATGGCTATTGCGGTAATCACGACTCTCGTTACGCATCCGCCGGGCGGTAGCCTGCAAATCCACGACGGTTTTTCGACGTGGTCGATCGATTTTGTCCAGTTAGCCAAAGTCATCGGCGCCATCGCTATCGGCGCCGCGATCGGCCTCACCATCGCCCGCAAGATCCAGATGACCGCGATGCCGCAGCTCGTTGCGGCCTTCCACAGCCTCGTCGGCCTTGCAGCGGTTCTCGTCGGCTGGGCGGCCTATATCGATCCCGCGGTTTTCGGCATCCTCGACGCGCCCGGCGTGATCGACCCGCTGAGCCGCGTCGAGATGGGCCTCGGCGTCGCCATCGGCGCGATCACCTTCTCGGGTTCGATCATCGCTTTCGCCAAATTGAACGGCAACATGAGCGGCGCGCCGATCCTGCTGCCTGCGCGCCACGCGATCAACGGCCTGATCCTGCTGGCGATCTTCTTCTTCATCTTCGGCTTCTGGCATTCACAATCGCCGATCGACTTCTGGCTGATCACCGGGCTGGCCTTCCTCATCGGCTTCCTGCTGATCATCCCGATCGGCGGCGCGGACATGCCGGTGGTCGTCTCGATGCTCAATTCCTATTCGGGCTGGGCCGCGGCGGCGATGGGCTTCACCTTGCACAACACGGCGATGATCATCACCGGCGCGCTGGTCGGCTCTTCGGGCGCGATCCTCAGCTACATCATGTGCAAGGCGATGAACCGCAGCTTCGTCTCGGTGATCGCCGGCGGCTTCGGCACCGAGAACGGCAGCGGCGCCAATGGCACGAAGATCGAGCGCCCGTGGAAGCGCGGCTCGGCCGAGGATGCGGCCTTCCTGCTCTCCGAGGCCGAGCAGGTCATCATCATCCCCGGCTACGGCATGGCCGTTGCCCAGGCGCAGCACGTGCTGCGCGAGATGGCCGATCTGCTCAAGGCCAAGGGCGTCCGCGTCAAATATGCGATCCATCCGGTCGCCGGGCGCATGCCGGGCCACATGAACGTGCTGCTGGCAGAGGCCAACGTCCCCTACGACGAGGTATTCGAGCTCGAGGATATCCAGGGCGAGTTCGCCCAGACCGACGTTGCCTTCATCATCGGCGCCAACGACGTGGTCAATCCGGCCGCGAAGACCGATCGTTCATCGCCCATCTATGGCATGCCTGTATTCGATGTGGAGAAGGCCAAGACGGTCATGTTCATCAAGCGCTCGATGTCGGGCGTCGGCTATGCCGGAGTGGACAACGAGGTGTTCTATATGGACCAGACGATGATGCTGCTCGCAGACGCCAAGAAGATGGTCGAGGACATCGTCAAGGCGCTTCAGCACTGA
- a CDS encoding proton-translocating transhydrogenase family protein, with product MDFISVFSIFVLACFVGYYVVWSVTPALHTPLMSVTNAISSVIIVGALIAGASTSGIGSSWLGLAAIVLASINIFGGFAVTARMLAMFKRKDR from the coding sequence ATGGACTTCATCTCGGTCTTCTCGATCTTCGTCCTCGCCTGTTTCGTCGGCTACTACGTCGTCTGGTCGGTCACACCGGCGCTGCACACGCCGCTGATGAGCGTGACCAATGCGATCTCCTCGGTGATCATCGTCGGTGCGCTGATCGCCGGGGCTTCGACCAGCGGGATCGGCTCGAGTTGGCTGGGCCTCGCCGCGATCGTCCTGGCGAGCATCAACATCTTCGGCGGTTTCGCCGTCACCGCCCGGATGCTGGCGATGTTCAAGCGGAAGGATCGCTAG
- a CDS encoding NAD(P)H-binding protein: MKPVRICLVGATGLVGSRLIHAVVGRADLRIVGVARREMPLPPGAQMEMLVAEPWGWADAIAASNANVLVCALGTTIRAQGGDQAAFRAIDHDLVLDCARAAKTAGIGHMVLVSSVGADRASRNFYLRVKGETEDALAKLHFTRLDILRPALLRGPRAERRPAERLAMILNPLIDPFLRGGLRRFHSIKADTMVQAVIALAKEKAGGRFVHEYDAMRYAIRRARG, translated from the coding sequence ATGAAGCCTGTGCGGATCTGCCTCGTCGGGGCCACCGGCCTCGTCGGCTCGCGCCTGATCCATGCGGTGGTCGGTCGAGCCGATCTGCGTATTGTCGGCGTCGCTCGCCGCGAAATGCCGCTGCCGCCTGGCGCGCAAATGGAGATGCTGGTCGCCGAGCCTTGGGGCTGGGCCGATGCGATTGCCGCGTCGAATGCCAATGTTCTCGTCTGCGCGCTCGGCACGACGATTCGCGCGCAAGGCGGCGACCAGGCGGCATTTCGCGCGATCGACCACGACCTTGTCCTCGACTGTGCGCGAGCCGCGAAGACGGCGGGCATCGGACATATGGTCCTAGTCTCCTCCGTTGGTGCCGACCGGGCGAGCCGCAACTTCTACCTACGCGTCAAAGGCGAGACCGAGGACGCCCTAGCCAAGCTGCACTTTACCCGGCTCGATATCCTGCGTCCGGCGCTGTTGCGCGGACCCCGGGCCGAGCGGCGGCCGGCCGAACGGCTGGCGATGATCCTGAACCCGCTGATCGATCCCTTTCTGCGCGGCGGGCTCCGGCGGTTCCACTCGATCAAGGCCGACACCATGGTGCAGGCGGTCATTGCCCTGGCCAAGGAAAAGGCGGGCGGTCGTTTCGTTCACGAGTACGACGCGATGCGCTATGCGATCCGGCGGGCTCGGGGATAA